A portion of the Euwallacea similis isolate ESF13 chromosome 8, ESF131.1, whole genome shotgun sequence genome contains these proteins:
- the LOC136410249 gene encoding uncharacterized protein: MEFNNINQPSQQPSIFRFESYPSDSTYSWCTNMQEPKLTHNANFQAPIMVPNFFQSIPSTQPPSPTAPTPSIFQFGMCGLGQMPVQTTSLGYPDQRMRFHLGKRKCDSPPLQPCKQHITEEKMAEYMSKLHINSETSTSLEPELLKNKRLYMCEEMRKLQADSLLPASLLKEIRKPCTALVLWQPPPRLPVAGGCSIFNNNNNENNEEESIRDKREVSSLALDLDMDNEFGGSMDLDS, from the exons ATGGAATTCAACAATATAAATCAACCTTCTCAACAGCCCTCAATTTTCCGTTTCGAGTCCTACCCCAGTGATAGTACCTACTCTTGGTGTACCAATATGCAGGAACCAAAATTAACACACAACGCTAACTTTCAAGCACCCATAATGGTaccaaattttttccaatcaaTACCTTCAACTCAGCCTCCTTCTCCCACTGCACCAACACCCTCAATATTCCAGTTTGGAATGTGTGGTTTAGGGCAAATGCCCGTTCAAACCACCAGCCTTGGGTATCCAGATCAGAGAATGAGGTTCCACTTGGGAAAACGGAAGTGTGATTCACCACCATTGCAGCCCTGCAAACAACACATTACAGAGGAAAAAATGGCCGAGTATATGTCCAAATTGCATATAAACTCAGAAACTAGTACATCTTTGGAACCAgagttgttaaaaaataaaaggttaTATATGTGTGAGGAGATGAGAAAATTGCAGGCTGATTCTTTATTGCCAGCATCATTATTGAAGGAAATTAGGAAACCATGTACTGCTTTAGTGTTGTGGCAGCCTCCTCCAAGGTTACCTGTTGCAG GAGGATGTAgtattttcaacaataataataatgagaaTAATGAAGAGGAGTCAATAAGGGATAAGAGAGAAGTATCTTCTTTAGCTTTGGACTTAGACATGGATAATGAATTTGGTGGAAGTATGGATTTGGATTCATAA
- the LOC136410389 gene encoding solute carrier family 35 member F2-like — protein MGDNNTPTIGLCDKIGNNLSELGKWRVWQNIILGQFLSVILCAINTLAHYLNSRSSEVLPTGQSFPHYMFLCAIYTSWLAFRRGDRGLISIIKARGWRYLLLCIIDVEANTLMSTAHQFTTLTSIQLLGCVAIPVALALSCLVLGVRYRMVHILAVSVCLIGVGCLVWANIEDTKIDGKNQLVGDMLCLGGAVLFAIVTVLQELSVKNTDIVEYLGLLGLFGSIVSGLQMLLLERQTLISTTWKNSSALLSSFSACQFMFCTFSSVFLLNMGTTALHLSLLSGNFYTLIVGILLFNYKFHALYFLSYTLSMTGVYIYAIKKTSTRPMRNGLTFTTDRSQTSAPQLNIRHTECQLREHIIVDSPEPMNEILSTFGTMNSNDTFPLSHSTNTTFTSFYGSHDILNHQTTRA, from the exons atggGTGACAATAACACTCCCACAATTGGGCTTTGTgataaaataggaaataatttATCCGAACTAGGAAAATG GAGGGTATGGCAAAACATAATACTAGGTCAGTTCCTCTCTGTTATTCTATGTGCAATAAACACTCTGGCGCATTACTTGAATTCAAGATCAAGTGAAGTACTGCCTACAGGACAGTCATTTCCGCACTACATGTTTCTTTGTGCCATTTACACTAGTTGGTTAGCATTTAGGCGAGGAGACAGAGGattgatttcaattattaaagcTCGAGGATGGAGGTATTTGCTTCTGTGTATTATAGATGTAGAGGCAAATACTCTAATGAGCACTGCACATCAGTTTACTACCCTTACTAGCATACAG ttattaGGATGTGTAGCCATCCCAGTAGCCTTAGCTCTAAGTTGTTTGGTACTTGGAGTAAGATATCGAATGGTGCACATTCTGGCAGTGTCTGTTTGTCTTATTGGTGTAGGGTGCTTGGTTTGGGCAAACATTGAAGACACTAAAATTGATG GTAAGAACCAACTGGTTGGGGATATGTTGTGTCTTGGGGGAGCTGTTTTGTTTGCAATAGTCACAGTTCTTCAAGAATTGTCAGTAAAAAATACTGATATAGTTGAGTATTTGGGACTCCTAGGGCTTTTTGGGAGTATAGTTAGTGGGCTACAAAT GCTTCTGTTAGAGAGACAAACTCTAATTTCTACCACTTGGAAAAACTCTAGCGCACTTCTGTCCTCGTTTTCGGCTTGCCAATTCATGTTCTGCACTTTTTCCAGCgtatttttgcttaatatGGGCACAACTGCTTTACATTTGTCTCTGTTGTCTGGGAATTTTTATACCCTTATTGTAGGAATCctgttatttaattataag TTTCATGCCTTATACTTCTTATCTTATACCCTCTCAATGACTGGAGTTTACATTTACGCAATAAAGAAAACGTCAACAAGACCTATGAGAAATGGTCTGACTTTCACAACGGACAGAAGTCAGACTTCAGCACCACAGCTTAATATTAG GCATACGGAATGTCAATTGCGAGAACACATTATAGTGGACAGTCCCGAACCAATGAACGAAATATTATCGACATTCGGGACAATGAACAGCAACGATACTTTTCCACTCAGTCACAGCACCAATACCACTTTTACTTCATTTTACGGTAGTCACGATATACTGAATCACCAAACTACAAGGGCGTAG
- the LOC136410532 gene encoding structural maintenance of chromosomes protein 3-like, which yields MGQISTPRRSRWRSFLITLMVDEKEISLKRIIRDGKSKYFLNKKSALRREIIHLLESGGLSSYNPYNIIKQGTVSQLATASNEQRLRLLKHVAGVQLYEDRKAEILSKLKDIANELEECRKHLAVIEEKLSSLENEKAELKQYEQFNKIRRAIDYIIHQVELNESTRKLIKLEKKREECCEQMKKAVSDLNITQENRKAHSKTINRMKVDLILLKEERDILCNNNLMDLLFKQQSIVHYSIKSLNKELIADKQRKSQNELKLADINEIMKERESELNEIKSKYEEQRIQEKDLAKELSLTNQQINDFYAKKSRCGRFKTKELRNSWINDELNSLIRQIKEINARKDEIEAEMQEYTRQIGELREVIARNSGKPEQLKTNIDDYNKKFYQAKRDVDQYQTKKRDLWHKQAVIEMRMSSLQQDLNKADQKLQSIVGNNILRGTASVRKVLDTFASRSGPEREIVNGYYGLVLDSFECDKAVNTAVELTATSKLFYHVVKDHKVATSILREMNKQKLPGEVNFMPLNKLVVYAQEYPNHPKAKSLISVLHYNFMYDKAMRFLFGKSLLCENFDTAIQLAAKTGLNCVTLEGDRVDSSGSLTGGYYDPSKSCIEMQKYRKQILRQMEDAENELKSLAIKLKNVESSNNQAEILMDTTVADKQKATDAYDKLKGKNIFLAILSFY from the exons ATGGGTCAGATCTCAACTCCCCGGAGATCTCGGTGGAGATCATTCTTGATAACTCTGATG GTCGATGAGAaggaaatttctttaaaacgtATAATCCGAGatggaaaaagtaaatactttttaaacaaaaaatctgCTCTAAGAAGGGAAATTATACATCTCCTGGAATCGGGAGGATTATCTTCATACAATCCGTACAACATTATAAAACAGGGAACG GTTTCGCAACTGGCAACTGCCTCAAATGAGCAACGACTGCGGTTATTAAAACATGTTGCCGGTGTTCAATTGTACGAAGATCGTAAGGCTGAAATTTTATCGAAATTGAAAGACATTGCAAACGAGTTGGAAGAATGTCGCAAGCATTTGGCTGTGATTGAAGAAAAGTTGTCGagtttagaaaatgaaaaagcgGAGCTCAAACAGTACGAACAGTTTAATAAAATCAGAAGAGCTATCGATTACATCATTCATCAAGTGGAACTAAATGAATCCACGCGGAAGCTCATCAAA CTTGAAAAGAAAAGGGAGGAGTGTTGTGAGCAAATGAAGAAAGCTGTTTCCGACTTGAACATAACACAAGAGAACAGAAAAGCCCATTCTAAAACCATTAATAGGATGAAGGTGGacttgattttattaaaagaagagCGAGACATTCTTTGCAATAATAACCTTATGGATTTATTGTTTAAACAACAATCGATAGTGCACTATTCTATCAAGAGCTTAAATAAGGAGCTTATTG CTGATAAACAACGGAAAAgtcaaaatgaattaaaactaGCTGATATAAACGAAATTATGAAAGAAAGAGAATCtgaattaaatgaaatcaaatcTAAGTACGAAGAGCAAAGGATTCAAGAAAAGGATCTAGCTAAAGAATTAAGTCTAACCAATCAACAAATCAACGATTTTTACGCCAAGAAAAGCAGATGTGGTCGTTTTAAAACCAAGGAATTGCGTAATAG TTGGATCAATGACGAATTAAATTCCCTGATTCGacaaataaaggaaataaatgcGCGAAAAGATGAGATTGAAGCGGAGATGCAGGAGTATACTCGGCAGATTGGGGAGCTCAGGGAGGTAATTGCAAGAAATTCGGGGAAACCGGAGCAATTGAAAACTAACATCGATGATTACAACAAAAAGTTTTATCAGGCAAAGAGAGACGTCGACCAATATCAAACCAAGAAACG TGATCTCTGGCATAAGCAAGCTGTCATAGAAATGAGAATGTCCTCTCTACAACAAGATCTGAACAAGGCCGATCAAAAATTGCAATCCATCGTGggaaacaatattttaagaggAACCGCTAGTGTCAGAAAAGTGTTGGACACTTTCGCCT CTCGCTCAGGTCCTGAAAGAGAAATCGTTAACGGATATTATGGCCTAGTGCTCGACAGTTTTGAATGCGACAAAGCCGTCAATACTGCCGTGGAACTGACGGCAACTAGTAAGTTGTTTTATCACGTTGTGAAAGACCATAAAGTTGCAACATCAATACTCAGAGAGATGAATAAGCAAAAATTGCCTGGTGAAGTAAACTTTATGCCTTTAAATAAGTTGGTGGTCTACGCACAAGAATATCCCAATCATCCC AAGGCAAAATCTCTGATTTCGGTTCTACATTACAACTTCATGTACGACAAAGCCATGCGGTTTTTATTTGGAAAGTCTCTATTGTGCGAGAACTTTGACACGGCCATTCAGCTCGCTGCAAAAACTGGTTTGAATTGCGTTACATTGGAAG GTGATCGAGTGGATTCTAGTGGTTCATTAACTGGAGGTTATTATGACCCCTCAAAATCTTGCattgaaatgcaaaaatatcgTAAACAGATTTTGAGGCAAATGGAGGACGCTGAAAATGAGTTAAAATCGTTAGcgattaaactaaaaaatgtaGAGTCGTCTAATAATCAAGCCGAAATTTTGATGGATACTACAGTCGCCGATAAACAGAAAGCTACTGACGCATATGACAAGCTTAAaggcaaaaatatatttttggctATCTTAtctttttattag
- the LOC136410270 gene encoding structural maintenance of chromosomes protein 3-like: MELETMRQSLESELQEEMLTSLSVEDHERLTLLEEKKRKLKIAINKSFNRRINVEAEKDRLENLLKNNLVKNREELTNASQVTAMEDKLTRLKNYKSELDEINHRIEEINMELISVEKRITEFNEKLVPKQRELESWTAMREEYQHNVDEKSKHLNVLIAEQLRLEANIRDINDKIQHFGVIPSEEICKQYEKMCLKELRKELENTHKHLKNYSHVNKKAVDEFMSISNEKKRIDEALILLEKERDAAQELFDVLEQHKTNAISFTFKQITRYFAETFRKFNPSLNARLVFISADNEESTEEIPFAINECVIVGASIRLTDAITNEQLSELNPLSGGQKTLIALALIFAIQKCDPAPFYLFDEIDQALDSQYRKIVAELIHEQANKCQFITTTFQQELVGHADMCYGIQNVNNVSRIKVVSKEAAMNLLRESDSSF; this comes from the exons ATGGAGCTGGAAACGATGCGACAAAGTCTGGAATCTGAACTCCAAGAAGAAATGCTCACGTCCTTGTCAGTTGAGGACCATGAGCGACTAACTTTGTTGGAAGAAAAGAAGCGGAAACTAAAAATAGCGATTAACAAATCTTTTAACCGGAGGATAAATGTGGAGGCAGAGAAGGATAGATTGgagaatttgttgaaaaataatttggttAAGAATCGGGAAGAGCTGACGAACGCTTCGCAG GTAACTGCAATGGAAGATAAACTGACGaggttgaaaaattataaaagcgAACTTGATGAAATTAATCACAGGATCGAAGAAATTAATATGGAACTGATTTCCGTCGAAAAAAGAATTAcggaatttaatgaaaaa TTAGTACCTAAGCAGAGGGAATTGGAATCCTGGACAGCAATGAGAGAAGAATATCAACATAATGTAGATGAAAAGTCCaaacatttaaatgttttgattgCAGAACAGCTTCGTCTGGAAGCCAACATTCGGGATATCAATGATAAAATACAGCACTTCGGTGTCATACCATCTGAGGAAATATGTAAACAATATGAGAAAATGTGTTTGAAGGAG CTTCGCAAGGAACTGGAAAACACCCATAAGCATCTAAAGAATTACAGCCACGTTAACAAAAAAGCTGTCGATGAGTTTATGAGTATTTCCAATGAGAAGAAAAGGATTGATGAGGCATTAATACTGCTAGAGAAAGA aCGAGATGCAGCTCAAGAGCTCTTCGACGTTCTCGAGCAGCACAAAACGAACGCCATTAGCTTCACATTCAAGCAAATAACTCGCTATTTTGCGGAAacctttagaaaatttaaccCCTCGTTAAATGCACGATTGGTGTTCATCTCTGCAGATAATGAAGAAAGTACTGAGGAGATCCCTTTTGCTATAAATGAATGTGTAATTGTAG GAGCCAGTATTCGCCTCACAGATGCCATCACAAACGAGCAGTTGAGTGAGCTGAATCCACTTTCGGGTGGCCAAAAAACGTTGATAGCTTTAGCCCTAATTTTCGCTATTCAAAAATGCGATCCTGCCCCGTTTTATTTATTCGATGAGATTGATCAAGCTCTGGATAGCCAGTACAGAAAGATCGTGGCCGAATTGATCCATGAGCAAGCGAACAAATGTCAGTTTATAACCACGACGTTCCAACAAGAGTTGGTGGGACATGCGGATATGTGCTATGGGATTCAGAATGTAAATAACGTGAGCCGCATAAAGGTAGTCAGCAAAGAGGCCGCAATGAATTTGTTGAGAGAAAGTGACAGTTCTTTTTGA
- the Sec16 gene encoding protein transport protein Sec16B has protein sequence MPWAKRRGPSQPTSTGNPPIQMFNPIQHSNTEWQAQAWQPPQQQLPRPEPNQTQSYWQQPQQNYPSSQTPNSSGQYQQYGQQEQAASTSQNSQTSYNQQGYGNVHYSQQYDQNNLYPNQQQVSNEWGNWGWGDDDNSNAQPVVSQQPQSATNQSIGDSFANDQSWDWSVMEQQQVEESGPNVNIFPTIGDLGMGGKFEGAKNYRKKLDTPQWSTESQPSIESSDDILHTSESDKSYIVSRSSTISHSPISGQEISPPGYALHVENKEIAKHEENRPPRVNPTPPLPKTVQTPPLLLPPQGGASDDSRNPYKRASGLSHKTSNKFKPPDVRPPPSTTNFNQVVNLETLPDNSERPDHPVVVKTGHQQWPQIENNEAPINDRNQYLETGQLSEGNLPDLNEIMDIGNNTLPPPGLQRMVPGQTEVGGGQPLPGFSRMVLGQNESTSDATNQNPLQFDMSGPPEGLHRMVPGESSSPETSLRQQNVEENDSEVELTQNHSPQPQRSATIGADTPPILSQTVPNLSVPANRSETIGSDLGASVGGDASDTPQTAVQHKSGKQREAVEGQTTETVSSLTNAVRNLTVGENLTDGHTSNNSLPELSPRRHSRQESSESESERKNQRNNRDKWSAEKGKSRERERGERDRYRNRNSERYSPDPYRDKRDSRNRRPRDRRYEEDTDYYSDKERRGREDRERDYERKYSSLRKEKDRRRKDRDPRDYRESRRGDYYYQTRYRDEYGADNRSSRPSSRSDSIHESYRERREGDRERRPRDRDRYKTRERRDVYNPYQSFAYDPYNPYYQQYQYYENLRRTNPQAYAEWYRKYYQQAASSTAASYAGEDRASVHSGRSSANDELAKDRYTRQSFYSQSNYYGQAHSISGLYGLDNSSISYNRTLDQTDNSLLYEEQKVQRLTPAKFATAHLKALISTGNLIRILPNYPMDGQNAIVDVCNLQSFLENDPDYIELSSFPGPLIKGVTHKKQIIEYCDSKIRDANCNRDIADVDSYILMWELLILLLRQNGMVVGTDIAELLLKNRPSEPTPRPPSALSTTSSNIGDKNENSETSNLQQSEHGSTQSILKEEEVTKKFREFLLYGSCQEALDWAMKHGLWGHALFLASKLDKRTYANVMMRFANGLTMNDPLQTLYQLLSGKMPAVVTCASDEKWGDWRPHLAMILSNSSQRPELNCKAITQLGDTLLNRGSLYAAQFCYLMAEAGFGKHGDVNTRLVLLGSDHRKPFPQFITNEAIHMTEIYEFACSLNDQDFSISEFQFYKFLLSTRLADFGLLQTSLRYLEQLAGRIVSNPLVVSPVLLDRVCNLADKLKFCDPVDDQDDELEFGTALESSRPDNSWLKALRAVQADCQVGRLAQQVNTHNCEGLQSIVSTENTLQEYDESHDVWQQEQQQYDQQQQLQYQEQPSVWANEQQGFQGQETQPLLNAQNVYPEPQNYWSGQQPWNPEPAGQYGPEVPVSQDQSSSFYENSNNQTKQKVDKDPGEESEQPQISLPNQAKGKSIFDDEPLPHEKQLKVKPKPQSPKQESNQSTGWFGGIFSKLSMKPKNQIKLPDDKNPKIVWDENKKQWTNLDADPNDTANEFKPPPKMTQMPGIVPVCQEELMPAAKPTQSNMFKMQKNRNVKNAYVDVFKQNGVKSEPVPAPEQVPIMAPAEMNFFIPQPMTNSNAPVDFLTPGGALAPIGESQISRWSSTSSLSREVASYMSESRR, from the exons ATGCCTTGGGCTAAAAGAAGAGGCCCTTCTCAGCCAACTTCAACTGGGAATCCTCCCATTCAGATGTTCAATCCAATTCAACATTCCAATACTGAG TGGCAGGCTCAGGCATGGCAACCCCCTCAACAACAACTACCAAGACCTGAACCTAATCAAACTCAGTCATACTGGCAACAACCTCAGCAAAATTACCCCTCAAGCCAGACGCCTAATTCCTCAGGACAATACCAGCAATATGGACAGCAGGAGCAGGCAGCATCAACCTCTCAGAATTCTCAGACTTCTTACAACCAGCAG GGATACGGCAACGTTCACTACTCTCAACAGTACGATCAAAACAATCTTTATCCTAATCAGCAACAAGTTTCGAATGAATGGGGGAATTGGGGTTGGGGGGATGACGATAATTCCAACGCCCAGCCAGTGGTTTCTCAGCAGCCCCAATCCGCTACCAATCAGAGTATTG gTGATAGTTTTGCAAATGACCAGTCTTGGGATTGGTCAGTGATGGAACAGCAGCAGGTAGAGGAGAGTGGCCCTAATGTGAATATTTTCCCTACTATTGGGGATCTGGGTATGGGGGGAAAGTTTGAAGGGGCAAAAAACtataggaaaaaattggaTACTCCACAATGGTCCACTGAATCACAGCCTTCAATTGAGTCTTCTGATGATATATTGCACACATCAGAGAGTGATAAAAGTTATATAGTATCAAGGTCTTCCACGATTAGCCATTCCCCGATTTCTGGACAAGAAATTTCTCCTCCAGGGTATGCTTTGCATgtggaaaataaagaaattgccaaGCATGAGGAGAATAGACCTCCGCGAGTGAATCCCACTCCACCTTTACCTAAAACCGTGCAAACACCACCACTATTGCTGCCCCCTCAAG GTGGTGCTTCAGATGATTCCAGGAACCCCTATAAACGTGCCTCTGGTTTGTCACATAAGACCTCGAATAAATTTAAGCCTCCAGATGTAAGACCACCTCCTTCGACTACCAATTTCAATCAGGTAGTCAATTTGGAGACTCTTCCCGATAATTCTGAGCGTCCAGATCATCCTGTAGTAGTCAAAACTGGTCACCAACAGTGGCCTCAAATCGAGAACAATGAAGCACCCATTAATGACCGGAACCAGTACTTGGAAACTGGACAGTTATCTGAGGGGAATTTACCAGATTTAAATGAGA TTATGGATATAGGAAACAACACACTTCCTCCTCCAGGTCTACAGAGAATGGTACCGGGACAAACAGAAGTAGGAGGAGGACAGCCTCTTCCTGGTTTTAGCAGAATGGTCTTGGGCCAAAATGAAAGTACGTCTGATGCCACTAATCAAAACCCTTTACAATTTGACATGAGTGGTCCTCCGGAGGGCCTTCACCGCATGGTGCCGGGCGAATCCAGCTCCCCAGAGACGTCATTGCGTCAACAAAATGTGGAGGAAAATGATTCGGAGGTGGAGTTAACTCAAAATCATAGTCCACAGCCTCAACGCTCTGCAACGATCGGTGCCGACACTCCTCCAATTCTCAGTCAAACTGTGCCCAATTTGAGCGTCCCAGCAAATAGGTCTGAGACAATCGGAAGTGATTTAGGTGCCTCAGTGGGAGGAGATGCGTCTGATACGCCTCAAACTGCTGTGCAACATAAAAGCGGAAAACAGCGTGAAGCTGTTGAGGGTCAAACAACTGAAACTGTATCGAGTTTAACTAATGCAGTGCGCAATTTGACTGTGGGAGAAAACTTGACAGATGGACATACTTCAAACAATAGTTTGCCGGAATTGTCTCCGCGAAGACACAGCAGGCAGGAAAGCAGTGAAAGCGAGAGCGAACGAAAAAACCAGAGAAATAATAGAGATAAATGGTCCGCTGAAAAGGGAAAGTCtagagagagggagagaggCGAAAGAGATAG ATATCGGAACAGAAATAGTGAGAGATACTCTCCAGATCCGTATAGAGACAAACGAGACTCACGAAACAGACGTCCTAGAGATAGGCGCTATGAGGAAGATACTGATTATTACAGTGACAAAGAGCGGCGAGGACGTGAAGACAGAGAGAGAG attatgAGAGAAAGTACAGCAGTCTTCGAAAGGAAAAAGATCGGCGGCGAAAAGATCGCGATCCCAGAGATTATCGAGAATCTAGAAGAGGCGATTACTATTACCAGACCAGATATAGAGATGAATATGGAGCGGACAACAGGTCGAGTAGACCCTCAAGTAGGTCAGATTCCATACATGAGAGCTATAGAGAGAGAAGGGAGGGAGACAGGGAAAGGAGACCTAGGGATAGAGATCGCTACAAAACCAGGGAGCGTCGTGATGTTTACAATCCTTATCAG AGCTTTGCTTATGATCCCTACAATCCATACTACCAGCAATATCAATACTATGAAAATTTGCGCAGAACTAACCCACAAGCATACGCTGAATGGTATCGCAAGTATTATCAGCAAGCAGCCAGTAGTACTGCGGCTTCTTATGCGGGAGAAGATCGAGCTTCTGTTCATTCAGGCAGAAGCTCCGCCAACGATGAGTTGGCCAAAGATAG GTATACGAGACAAAGTTTTTATAGCCAGTCAAACTACTACGGACAGGCTCATTCGATATCGGGCCTTTACGGTCTCGATAACTCTAG CATCAGCTATAACAGAACATTGGACCAAACCGACAACTCGTTGCTCTATGAGGAGCAAAAAGTCCAAAGGCTGACCCCTGCAAAATTCGCCACTGCCCACCTCAAAGCCTTGATTAGCACAGGAAATCTTATACGGATCCTGCCCAACTATCCCATGGATGGACAGAACGCCATAGTGGACGTGTGCAATTTGCAATCCTTTCTTGAAAACGATCCCGATTATATTGAACTCAGCTCTTTTCCCGGACCTCTAATCAAAGGGGTCAcgcataaaaaacaaataatcgAATATTGTGACAGCAAAATTAGGGACGCCAACTGTAATCGGGACATTGCAGATGTAGATTCGTATATTCTCATGTGGGAATTATTGATTCTGCTTCTGAGACAGAATGGG ATGGTGGTAGGTACGGATATAGCTGAATTACTTCTGAAAAATCGCCCTTCGGAGCCCACTCCCAGGCCTCCATCAGCACTTTCTACTACAAGCAGTAACATTGgggataaaaatgaaaattctgaAACCTCTAATCTGCAGCAGTCCGAGCACGGTAGTACGCAGTCTATTTTGAAGGAAGAAGAGGTTACTAAGAAGTTTagggaatttttattgtatggaTCGTGCCAAGAGGCTCTTG ATTGGGCCATGAAGCATGGTCTATGGGGACATGCCCTGTTTCTAGCAAGCAAATTGGACAAGCGCACTTACGCTAACGTAATGATGCGGTTCGCCAACGGTTTAACCATGAACGATCCTCTACAAACGCTCTATCAGCTCCTATCAGGAAAAATGCCTGCAGTAGTCACT TGTGCTTCTGATGAAAAATGGGGCGATTGGAGACCGCATTTGGCAATGATTCTCTCCAATTCCAGTCAAAGGCCCGAACTTAACTGCAAAGCGATAACTCAACTAGGGGACACTCTCTTGAACAGGGGAAGTTTATATGCGGCTCAATTTTGCTACTTGATGGCCGAAGCTGGATTCGGCAAGCACGGGGATGTCAATACTAGACTAGTGCTTTTGGGCTCAGATCACAGAAAGCCCTTCCCGCAATTTATTACCAACGAGGCCATTCACATGACGGAAATTTACGAATTTGCTTGCAGTTTAAACGATCAGGACTTCAGCATTTCAGAGTTCCAA TTCTATAAATTTCTGTTATCGACGAGACTTGCGGATTTCGGGCTGCTACAAACTTCGTTACGGTACCTAGAACAGCTTGCCGGTCGAATTGTGAGCAATCCCCTGGTAGTATCGCCGGTTTTATTGGATAGAGTGTGCAATTTGGCggataaattaaagttttgcgACCCGGTAGATGATCAGGATGATGAACTGGAATTTGGAACCGCTTTGGAGTCTAGTAGACCTGATAATTCCTGGTTGAAAGCTCTTAGAGCTGTTCAAGCTGACTGTCAG gtCGGAAGACTAGCCCAACAGGTAAACACTCACAACTGCGAAGGTCTGCAATCGATAGTTTCGACTGAAAATACACTGCAGGAATACGATGAGAGCCATGACGTTTGGCAACAGGAGCAGCAACAATATGATCAACAGCAGCAGCTACAGTATCAGGAACAGCCTTCCGTTTGGGCGAACGAACAGCAGGGATTTCAAGGGCAGGAGACCCAACCATTGTTGAACG CCCAAAACGTTTATCCAGAACCCCAGAATTACTGGTCAGGACAACAGCCCTGGAATCCGGAACCGGCCGGTCAGTATGGTCCAGAAGTGCCCGTCAGTCAAGATCAATCCAGCAGTTTCTATGAGAATTCAAACAATCAAACAAAG CAGAAGGTAGACAAAGACCCGGGCGAA GAGAGTGAGCAGCCACAGATCTCGCTGCCCAATCAAGCGAAAGGCAAAAGCATTTTCGACGATGAGCCGCTGCCACACGAAAAGCAGCTGAAGGTGAAACCGAAGCCTCAATCGCCCAAACAGGAGAGCAATCAGAGTACCGGATGGTTCGGGGGCATCTTCAGTAAGCTCTCCATGAAACCCAAGAACCAAATCAAATTGCCCGACGATAAGAACCCCAAA ATTGTTTGGgatgaaaataagaaacaatGGACAAACTTGGATGCGGATCCGAACGATACTGCTAATGAATTTAAGCCGCCACCGAAGATGACTCAAATGCCAG GTATTGTACCAGTGTGTCAAGAGGAGTTGATGCCGGCGGCGAAACCTACTCAATCTAATATGTTCAAAATGCAGAAGAATCGAA ATGTGAAGAACGCCTATGTGGACGTTTTCAAGCAAAATGGGGTCAAGTCGGAGCCAGTTCCGGCACCAGAACAAGTGCCTATAATGGCTCCCGCTGAGATGAATTTCTTTATACCACAGCCAATGACAAATTCCAATGCTCCAGTGGACTTTTTGACTCCTGGAGGGGCGCTGGCTCCTATAGGAGAGTCACAG ATATCTAGATGGAGTTCGACCAGCTCGCTTTCCAGAGAGGTCGCATCTTACATGAGCGAATCGAGGAGGTAA